DNA from Gammaproteobacteria bacterium:
ATTCCTTAAACGCCGGGGTGATGATCCGCGCATTCAGCTGTTTGGGTTTGACGGCCTTGAAATATTCGTTCGAGGCGAGGTTGATCAGGGTGTCGGATTTGAGCTTCTTCAGCTGCGCGTTGAGGCCCTCGGTGATGGTCGAGCCCCAGAAGTCGTACAGATTCCTGCCCTGATCCGTATCCAGTCGGGTACCCATCTCCAGCCGATAGGGCTGCATCAGGTCCAGTGGCCGCAGCAGGCCGTACAGGCCGGAAAGGATACGCAGATGCTGTTGTGCAAAGGTGAAATCCCGCGCAGTGAAACTCTCCGCATCCAGTCCGGTATAGACATCACCCTTGAAGGCCAGCAGCGCTTGCCGGGCATTCTTTTCGGTAAAGCGTTTGTCCCACGATTCGTAGCGATCAAAATTGAGTTCGGCGATTTTGCTGCTGACCTTCATCAGCTCACTGATGTCGAGGGACGACAGTTGCCGCAGGCGCTGGATCAGTTGCTGGGAGCGGTCCAGATAGTCCGGCACGGTAAATTTGGTGGTGACCCGTGGCGTTTCGTAGTCCAGGGTCTTGGCGGGCGAGATCACGATCAGCATGGCAATGGGGTCTTCGGTGGCCTGAAAGGGGCATTGTAGCAAACCGCTAATGGGTGCAGTCAAAACAATCCATGCTGGTCGTGGTGACGGCATTCGGCCCACCTCCCGTTGCATCCCCTTGGAATAACTGAGCTAATCATGATGATCTTCGGCCTGTCTGTGGAGGCGTTATGCGATTGCAATATAAAGTCAGGCAAAAAAAGTGGTAATGAAAATGGCTGGGCGGACGTAAAACTAATCAGGTTGCCCGGCGGTGAATTCCGGTAGTTTTCGCTCAGCAAGGCGCCCTGCGGCGTGATTGGCCGCGTATTATTTTGAACAGTTAGAGGTGAATACTATGGAAATATCGGGTGCATCATCCGCGGCGCACGTCAACACGACGGTCGCCATCGAGGTTCAGAAGAAGTCCCAGGCGCTGCAGGAACAGACGGCGGCAACCCTGATCGAGTCCCTGCCGGATCCGACATCCTCCAGGGGACAGAATATTGATGTCACCGCCTGAGCGGAAGGCAGGCGCGGGAACGTTCGCCAGCAATCAAGCATAACGCACAGATCCACAAAAAAGGCGTGCCGGAATCCATCTGGCACGCCTTTTTTGTGT
Protein-coding regions in this window:
- the yaaA gene encoding peroxide stress protein YaaA; amino-acid sequence: MLIVISPAKTLDYETPRVTTKFTVPDYLDRSQQLIQRLRQLSSLDISELMKVSSKIAELNFDRYESWDKRFTEKNARQALLAFKGDVYTGLDAESFTARDFTFAQQHLRILSGLYGLLRPLDLMQPYRLEMGTRLDTDQGRNLYDFWGSTITEGLNAQLKKLKSDTLINLASNEYFKAVKPKQLNARIITPAFKEFKDGEYKMIGIYAKKARGLLSRYIIQQQLTDAEDIKSFDEEGYRYNKGLSRGNTWVFTRKQK
- a CDS encoding putative motility protein, which gives rise to MEISGASSAAHVNTTVAIEVQKKSQALQEQTAATLIESLPDPTSSRGQNIDVTA